Proteins encoded in a region of the Rutidosis leptorrhynchoides isolate AG116_Rl617_1_P2 chromosome 9, CSIRO_AGI_Rlap_v1, whole genome shotgun sequence genome:
- the LOC139868512 gene encoding uncharacterized mitochondrial protein AtMg00810-like, producing the protein MKDLGPLPYSLGIPVKRNVHGLFLSQQVYTKEMVARAGALQYLTLTRPDISYAVRKNFLHIHAPMDVHIHALESFIVYIQGTVALGFHITRTRSHARVAYTDVDWDGYPDTRRSTSRYCVYLGDNSKHQPTISRSTTEAEYRVVAYVVTEGCWLQNLLLEIQCPISKATLVFCDNVSAIYFSGDFNVLSPSNFNVLSLKKLWCFVIM; encoded by the exons ATGAAAGATCTCGGACCGTTACCTTATAGTCTTGGTATTCCTGTTAAGCGCAATGTGCATGGGTTGTTTTTAAGTCAACAAGTTTATACCAAAGAAATGGTTGCTCGTGCTG GCGCTCTCCAATATCTCACTTTAACTCGACCGGATATATCCTATGCAGTGCGAAAAAATTTTTTACACATTCACGCTCCAATGGATGTTCATATACATGCCCTCGAAAGTTTTATCGTGTATATCCAAGGAACTGTTGCACTTGGATTCCATATTACTAGAACTCGTTCTCATGCTCGTGTGGCTTATACTGACGTGGATTGGGACGGTTATCCGGATACTCGTCGTTCTACCTCGCGTTATTGCGTTTATTTGGGTGACAATTCAAAACACCAGCCAACCATTTCTAGATCAACTACTGAAGCTGAATACAGGGTTGTTGCTTATGTTGTCACCGAAGGTTGTTGGCTTCAAAATCTATTGTTAGAGATTCAATGTCCTATCTCCAAAGCAACTTTGGTGTTTTGTGATAATGTGAGTGCCATCTACTTCTCCGGTGACTTCAATGTCCTATCTCCTAGCAACTTCAATGTCCTATCCCTAAAGAAACTTTGGTGTTTTGTGATAATGTGA